The window ATTGATGACGGCCGCGATCAACTGTGCTTCGTAGGCCAGAACGTCCTTAACTTTGTAGGACTTCTGCGCGACGGAAAACGGATCAAATCCCCACTTCAACGCTTGCATGGTGATCGCTGCGCAGTCGGGCGCGTTGCCCCGGAGATAGCTGGGGATGCTTGCGTTGGACAACGCCATGAACCGGGCGAACTCTACAATGTCGTTTAGGGTCTGGGGGGTGACGGCAAAGCCACCATCGCTGCTGGTAAGCGAAACCTGTTCGCCGAGCCTCGGCTGCTGAGTTGCGATCTGGTTCATGATTAAGCGGCCTCCGCCTGCAGTTCGATGTTGATCCGGGTCTTGGCCCAAGAGGGCATTTCCACCCATCCGAATTCCCGGTCGAAGCCGTCGTATCCGGGCCAGTGATTTACCTTCAGGCAGCGCTCGACGATGGCGATTGCCTTGCGTGCCTGGCGCTCGCCGAGGTCGATGTCCTCGTCCTTCAACTGCAGGACCCGGACGTCGTAGGGCGGAGCCTTCTCGACAAAGACGAAGGTGAACGAGGTGAAGGCATCCGGCCCGAGCACGTCGCGGACGATCATCCGGAGAAGCCCTGCCTGGACGTGATAGCCGTGCGAATAGATCGCCTTGGACAGGCTTTCGTCATCGACCGACGCCGCAGTCTTCAGGTCAACGAAATCGCCGCTGTCGTTCGGGACGACGTCGGGGCGGCCCTTCAGCCAGATGTTGCCGTGCTTGCAGAAGATCGACCGCTCGATTCGACCATTGAGAATGCCGAGCCGGATTGGTTCCTTCGTCGCTAGAGCGGCAGCGATGTTCTGGATATGCCCGAGCTCGTTTTCGGTGATGACCGATCGACCGGCCCCGCGCTGTTTCTCAAGCCAGCCCTTGCACCAGTTCGAATTGCCGTTCCAAGGCTTCTCATTGCCCTTCTCGTCCGGATACGTCGCCGGACGGAGCGAATAGCGCTCCTTGAAGCCCTCTTCGCCCAAGAGCAGCATGTG is drawn from Sinorhizobium sojae CCBAU 05684 and contains these coding sequences:
- a CDS encoding PD-(D/E)XK nuclease-like domain-containing protein; its protein translation is MSNHVDIDRDGFQSIGGIASKLVNGFKQERQYQGGQIDLRGVYAGVPIEAYHGDTSLFPSFSISSSGLRAVLRRPSEYWAYSPYNPTPFDREEKSSLEFGKAAHMLLLGEEGFKERYSLRPATYPDEKGNEKPWNGNSNWCKGWLEKQRGAGRSVITENELGHIQNIAAALATKEPIRLGILNGRIERSIFCKHGNIWLKGRPDVVPNDSGDFVDLKTAASVDDESLSKAIYSHGYHVQAGLLRMIVRDVLGPDAFTSFTFVFVEKAPPYDVRVLQLKDEDIDLGERQARKAIAIVERCLKVNHWPGYDGFDREFGWVEMPSWAKTRINIELQAEAA